Below is a window of Candidatus Zixiibacteriota bacterium DNA.
GCGCCACACCGTGGTAGGAAATCCACTGGCGGACGGCGATGCCGATCGAGGCGATCTTGCGGCCGGCGACCCAGACGCCCGTGTAGTCGGGGTTGTGTTCACCCACCAATCCCCAGTGCGCGATTGTATGGATGATCACGTCCTCCAACCAGCGGAGGAAGCGGTGCAGGTCGCCGGTCTGGGCGCGTACGTCCATGATCGGATAGGCGACCAGTTGACCGGGTCCGTGATACGTGATCCCGCCGCCGCGTTCGACGGGGACAATCGCGATTCCGTCCGACAGCTTCAGACCGCTCACGTCCGTGCCGCGCCCGCAGGTGTAAACGTGCGGGTGTTCAACGAGGAAGATAGTGTCGTCGATCCGGCCGGCCAGACGGTCGGCGAGCGCGGCCAGTTGGCGTTCGTGGGCCTCACGGTATGGGAGAAGACCCCAATCG
It encodes the following:
- the lipB gene encoding lipoyl(octanoyl) transferase LipB codes for the protein MNHAPTQNLRRRPASGFHSVDWGLLPYREAHERQLAALADRLAGRIDDTIFLVEHPHVYTCGRGTDVSGLKLSDGIAIVPVERGGGITYHGPGQLVAYPIMDVRAQTGDLHRFLRWLEDVIIHTIAHWGLVGEHNPDYTGVWVAGRKIASIGIAVRQWISYHGVALNVSTDLTRFSAIHPCGLPPETMTSMEQLTGRTISLDEVKSNLIRGLYSASFRQ